In the Phoenix dactylifera cultivar Barhee BC4 unplaced genomic scaffold, palm_55x_up_171113_PBpolish2nd_filt_p 000090F, whole genome shotgun sequence genome, ACGTCGCAGGCCTCCGACACCTTCCCCCACATGGCGTACTCCGGCGCCAGGTAGCCCAGCGTCCCCTTCACCCTGGTCGTCAGGTGGCTGACGCCTTCCGGTACCAGCTTCGCGAACCCAAAGTCGGCCACTTTGGCATTAAAGTCGGCGTCAAGGAGGACGTTGCTGGCCTTGATGTCCCTGTGGATGATATGGGGGCTGGCCTCATGATGCAGGTACCTATCCAAAGAAGAGAACAACTACAAAGATGAGCTTAAGAACTTATATGTAGTACTGTTATATGCTCTCAGGAGTGGAGCGAGTGAATGGATCATGGAATTATGATGACTTACACGAGTCCCTCAGCGGCTCCGATGGCGATCTTCATCCTCCGAGGCCAGTCCAGAAGCAGGTCAGCGGCGCGTCGACCGTGGAGATGGCTGATGAGACTGAGGTTGGGCATGTAGTCATAGACAATTAGCCTCTCATCTCCACCTGCGTAGAATCCTTTAAGGCTCAGCAGGTTCTTGTGCCTCACCCTTCCCAGTATCTCTACTTCGATCGCGAACTCCATCTCGGTCTTGGCTGTCATGGCCTTCAGCCGCTTCACTGCTATCTGAGAAGATCAATTGAAATGAAGAGAAACAAGCGCAGACATATATACATCATATATGTATACAAAAAGACAAGGTCATCCCAAGAGATGAAGTATGAGGGCTTGCCTCCTCTCCTTTGCTGGTTTGGCCGAAATAGACGGTTCCAAAGCCACCCTCGCCGAGCTTGTTCTTCTCATGGAAGTTGTTGGTCGCGTGGACGAGCTCTCTAAGGGTGTAGGCCTCCCATGGGTAGTCATGGCCCTTATTCGATCTGGAATATATCACTGACTGGAATCAGAATTGAAAACTTGAGCCATAAAGATAACTAGTAGCACTGAAGTAACAAGAAGGATTACCGGGGCTTTGCTTCTAATTCGCCGGAGAAGCAACAGAACCATCTCCGAAGCATTTCCCTAAGGAGCGAAGAAAGGAGGGGGAGTGGATGGTGAAGGTCCCTGAAGCGTCCTTGGAATTGTAGGTTTGACAACGAGAGGGAGAAAGTGGCGTTATACGTGAAGACAAGGGCCAGCGAAGGTGTCTCGAATTCGAATGAACAGCTCGGTCTCTAGCTTTTGTTGCCTTATGGGGGGTTATCTACCTCGTTCTTTCCTCTCATTGGAGACTTCACTCTGTTGATCGTCCAACTTTCTAGAGAGACAATTTATACCGTATTGTTGGTTCCTAGGTTCCATTTATATGGGTGAGTAGGCTAGTAGAAAACGTCAAAACGGTGGACAGGAAACCATGGCAGGTTAGCACTCGGTCTTTTATGATGGTTGCTTCTAATCCCGATTTGAATTAATTAGTGCAAGTGTCATTTTGAACAGGACCAATTCGACCATGCTTACACCAAAATAAGACCTTCACTTTTCTGCAGGAAATGCATCACCTTTCCGAGTTGATGACCTCTGAAGCATCAGTGACCCGGCCGGCCAGGTGCCCCTTCCCTGGCGACAGGAGGCAACcacctgttttttttttgttttttcttgttttcctttttaGTCCAGGAAGCAGCCACCTGTTGAATGATATCTTTGTTTATTAATTCAAGATAGCCCTTCACATTTGCATGAGGGCACTGGCGTATTTTAGCCTCTAATTTGCTCTTGAATTGGTCTACGCTTGCCTTGTCTTCCTAGAATTATAAAActacaatgaaaaagaactaCAAGATTTTATAATGCAGCTAACTTGTAATTTTATCCCATTGGTCAAAACCTTCGAGAGCATTTGCAGCAAGAGCTCATTTTGGTCCACAAGGTATAGAAATGTGATGTGTTTGACCTAATTTGTTATTTGTTTGTGCCGGACAATATTTTTGAAAACAATGTGTCATGCCCCAAATCAAGCGCGTGATAGATGCCGTATTCTTACAAGGCGAACCGCACATGCATGCAAGACTACCTAAATAACAAATCTAATTATTTCATAATAATTTTAATCCAATAACAAAACAACATCAATCCTCAAGAATTAATATAACAAAAATCTCATAAATCATTTTTATCAACAAATAACCCAACATAACAGATATAGGGTGAAGGATCATCAGATTGGCTCCAATCagaccctccgatgcttaaattaataaacatttttttgatggaaaaccaaagaaaaaagaaagaaagaagtaaTCAAGCGATAGGGTCTTCTCTAGGTTTCAATTATTACCTCCCTTTGCTGAGGGTATTTGGACCTATTTATAGCCGGAGTCCCAAATCTTCTAGGATTGAATTCTAACAAACTTGGAGTCGTGTAGTAACAAGCTAAACATGGCTTAACAACCTTGAGAACGTGTTGTAACAATCTAGCACGTGGAAGAGTTAGGTGTGTCTTTGAGGTGGTGGGAGGCCGAGTGCTTCCCCTACGAAGGAGCCCTGTTCGTCATGGCTCATTGCCCAAGGTTGCCGAAATGAGCTAGGAAATGTTGATCGCAGAGGTTGGAGACTTCTGATCCACTTGGCTGACTTTTCATGCCTACTCGAGGAGATCAGGCTAAGATATCCTAGAGGGACATCTGGTGCGCCGAGATTGCTGCATGGGTTACGAGCTGGATGATCCTTATGCACCAAATCTTGCTGGTTACTAGTTTCCACAACAAGAGTCATAAAATTCCAAGATATTACTAATATTCAATTTAGATAAAAATCTCCAAATCTAGGATAAACTAATAAGAAGATCAATTGACACAAGTGACGAAGATAGCTAAGATCTACTAAATGCTCTAAGCAATCTAGCATGCTCCCCCAAATCCTGTAGCCAATCATAGATCAGAAtctaaaaatagagaaaaagaagaataattAGCTTGATATACTAGTAAGAAACAAAATACTTCAAAGTAGATCAGAGTATGTCAACAaataataaatcaaatcaaatttatAATATATCGTTGAATGggcaaaatttcatttatgtCAAATTTCAAAGAATAAAAATCCTTTTCTTATTCAAAAGTATACTTTACGCAAGTGATTCTAAATCCAACCTATCGCAATGGGCAAGTACCTAAGTAGCATAGATCGGATAAAGATAACATATAATAGATAATAGGTGCCCAGTAGCTACTACTCTAATTATTGATGGTACAGTGTCGAAACTAGTTTCTTATATTTTAAGTCAACAGGACAAATATACAATCTCTAGTAGTGAGGTTAGATTATAGCCATGctgaaaatataaatacaaaaggTTTTTCACAAGTTACCTAGTCAAATTCTCGAAATAATTTTTAAACATATCATGTGTTCAAAATAACTCATTTTAGGAATAAAAATGATCAATTATGATCAAAGGCTAAGCTAAGATACAGGGAGCTCAAAAGAGATCAAGGACGATCAAATTTTGTAATGCTCAATAAAGGTTAGGATGTTGCCAACATGTTGCCCGACTGACAAGGTAGTTCAAAGCCCCTTTATTAGGATCAATTAGGGTCATCGAGGAATGGCTCTCTGCTGAGGTCCACCAAACAAGGAGAGATATagtggagagagagaaatacaatagagagagaaataagggAGTGCAATACCTTAGCCCATGGCCTAGATGCACCAGATCAGGGCCTAGGCCACACCATGTATGGGCACCGCCATAGGTGGACCCATGGCATGCCCAGAACTGGGCAACACCTTAGACAATTCTGTGAATGAGGAGAACAGGGGAGAGCTCTACCTCTCTCTTTTGCTCCCTCCCACTTTGTCACTTTCCTGTGCTCCCCAAAACCCCAataccctctctctttctctttccttgcacTTTCTCTCTAGCTCTCACACACCCTCTCCCACCCTACCTCATTCACACGCACCCTCTCTCATTCGTGCGCTCTCtacctctctcttcctttcttccttttcttttcttccgctTCTTCCTCACTATCTTTCTCTCTTGTTCTCGATTTCTCTCTATACACTTTGAGCCCTAGAGAGACCCTGACTATGCCAAACTTCCCCTCCTACCATATGACAGGAAGTAGGGAAGGTTAGTAGTTCGTGTCCCCTATTGTAATGATAATTAGCATGGAAAGTtggattttaaatttttgaaaattttagaactattttttttgaaattttagatattttaaaaattattttaaaatattagcaTGCCACTAATTTgatactattttttattttttggataatTAGATTCTGAGGAATCCTGACAAGGTGATATTATTTACACTTTATAGTATTTGTTTAAGATTAACCATGCAAATTGATATTGTGATTCTAAAATAAAGTGCATATGAAATTTCGTAATTATATGAAATCTGATTTATCATGGAATGTCATTTAATTAATTGCATGACTTGAATTATTATAATGGGATCAGGTATATACAAATTGTATATGTTGCATGTTCAGTTGTAAAATTCGAAGtgatagtaaaaaaaaaaaagaagatttaatttATATGTATATCACTTGGCTCTCAGCTTGACAATGAGATGAGTCCGAAATTGATTATGTCGTGACCCTACTATGGGGGTCATCATTGTGATCCTCACCATAAAGGTGATCATGATGATACCCTGCCATAGAGATTCGAATGTGGCAATCCTGCCACAAGGATTCGAATATGGCAAACACACCACAAGGGTGATCGTGGTGATCCGCCCCATGGGGATGATCATGGTGATCCTGCCACGGGGGGTGATCGTTAGCTAAGTCAAAGGGGTATAAATGTGGACATAGTCAGGGCTATAGAGTGAAAATGACTAGAAATCAGATACAGCGTATAAGCATGTGTATAATTATATGAATGCAAGCAAAATATAATTATGAGACTTGGATAATATATCTTACTCTGATTTCAAGTATTGATTCATTACATATACATcattgaaaagaagaaagataacaTTGAAGTATGTGAATCTTATTGAAAGTAAATGTCATGAAGTCTATATGttcaaatgtatcatattttGTACAATTTAATTGAACTGAATAATGTAATTCTTTTGTTACTGAGTCATGAAGCTTATAATCTTCAGCTATTTTTCAAATCCAGGGACCAAGAACTAGGCCATTACTAGCTTTTGGAGAAAATATATAGAGGCAAGGCCAACTTTATAGGTAGTAGATCTAGTTTTAATCAGTTTGTGTATATTAAAGAGTTGTTTGtagattatatataaatagcttAAATACTAACAATTTTGAGTTGTAAATTGTGGAAGAAGACTCCTATTTATGATTTGTAGTGGTGAGCATGATTATAGATGATACTTTGGTATAATAGTTTAGTTGTTCTGATAATCACTACTGCCTGTATATGAATTATATAAATTTCAGAGTATGTTGGATACATTGATAAATGAAATTCCTTGCATTCTTATAGGGCTAACCCCTATGAGCATGCAACGGTTGGCATACCCTCAAATTGTGATTCTAGGGTTGGCAACATGACAAttatagtggtatcagagcataggtTTAACTTATTGGAATCTATCTAGGTCCTAGGATATGACGTACATTGAGTGTAGATGGAGCAGTTATATGATATTAAGATATAATCCATACCTATTATGCTATAAATAGTTAATAATCCTACATCCTGGTTTAACTAGAACTTGTTAAtgaacttttatttttattttagtttaggTTGGAAATAACATCAGTGGAGGCAAGTGTTCATATggtgatttttttattattatactaGATGTTATCTGTTAGTTGTTATTTAAGCAATTTGGATATTTTATAAATTGTTAGTATTTTGTTTAATTGATATAAATTCAGAGCGCACATCATCCCAAGCACACTTATGTTAGTGGTGGTTCTTATGTTGTTCATTCGGCAACAAGAGGGCTAGGTTTACAATCACTAAAAATTTCTTTTTGGGTGAGTTTGAATATGTTGTGTGTATAGCTATTCATATGGTCTTCAAAAGTTGGGAAGTGTATAATCTGGTGTTTTGAAGACGTAAGAAAGTTATGATTCAAAAATGAGACTATCACTGGTTGTTTGAAAAAAACCCattgaattcaaaatatttAGAAAGATGAAATGTCATGAGTGATACTAAAGATTATAATCAATTAAGGGAAATGGATATGTAATATTAAGATTTAGAGTTTCAAGGTAAGAGAAAATGAGATTAATTTGGATGATTGAGATAAAATATTTGTTGACccaatggattgattttgatgagtacAAAATATTAGAGTATAATACTAATGCTTTTGCGTGCCCAATGTTGAGATAGAGGAGAGTTTGACCCAGAAAAAGCGAAATTCTTGGAGAAGTTAAATTTGTTTTATAGGGATCTCAATGAGGTTGAAAGGTTAGAGAAGCATGGAGAAATTTTTTGAAGAGTTTTGAAAGTTTCTGTATTATACGAGTCGACCCTAGGATATCTCGAATCGACTCCtaaagattacaagtcgaccCTACTACAAATGAGTTAACCTCTGAATGGCTACAGACAGAAAATAGAAAGCAACAAAAAATAGACCCTTCACGAGTCGACCCTTAAAGATCACAAGTCAACCCctaaagatctcgagtcgattCTTGAAAATCACGAGTTTCCTCATGAGATCACAAGTCGACccttgaagaattcgagtctACCCGTTTACGCCTCACAatagtaatggctagtttttttgTGAAACCAAAATGGCCATATTCACTctcaacggctagtttttcctCTTCAACGGCTACAAAAGGCCCTCCAACAACTTTTCAAGCTATAAATACTTTCAAATTGAATTAGAGAAGATGATAAATTAAGAGGATTGAGTGgatgaggtaaaaaaaaaataatacaagcAAACACCACTTCTTGAGCTTTAGCTTGAGAATCAATATGAGAATTGACCATTCAAAACCTTCTCCCACTTTAAAGTAGGCTTGCAAACAT is a window encoding:
- the LOC103718553 gene encoding PTI1-like tyrosine-protein kinase At3g15890; protein product: MLRRWFCCFSGELEAKPRSNKGHDYPWEAYTLRELVHATNNFHEKNKLGEGGFGTVYFGQTSKGEEIAVKRLKAMTAKTEMEFAIEVEILGRVRHKNLLSLKGFYAGGDERLIVYDYMPNLSLISHLHGRRAADLLLDWPRRMKIAIGAAEGLVYLHHEASPHIIHRDIKASNVLLDADFNAKVADFGFAKLVPEGVSHLTTRVKGTLGYLAPEYAMWGKVSEACDVYSFGVLLLEIVSARKPIEKLPGGVKREIVNWVTPLVERGRWEHVADPRLGDKFDKAQLRNVVMVALRCTNGRPENRPPMLEVVELLKSGVREGRTKEVVVMKKEMREDDDDGWRD